A portion of the Malania oleifera isolate guangnan ecotype guangnan chromosome 3, ASM2987363v1, whole genome shotgun sequence genome contains these proteins:
- the LOC131151358 gene encoding protein neprosin-like — protein MSALLGFHQRTKAIDESSQGEGLVVKGNQDRGKSRFRSGPSNNRARSRSTKRKVVQCFKCRKKGHIKPDCLERKKGNAENKEDGQLPTKSNPLSRQNLLEVKTRIDFSQKHAVKSIESEDGDIIDCIDIYKQPAFHHPALRNHTIQMSPSYDQTVETTTTMTLRKGESAMIVSSQLWQRNGSCPEGTVPIRRIQRSKLFKSNKTDNYVRKKGRFSYHFKHPNIGDNSYLQQINHSLAVLLTEGYSYSGAKGDIKVWNPYVESDDEYSTSQVCLKNGPYYDYESIESGWAVNPKVYGDKQTRLFVYWTADGSKTTGCFDLTCPGFVQTSNEIALGSTINPISVPGGLPYQITLYIFKDPNTSNWWVQYGERINIGYWPPDLFRLLRHNAESVEWGGEVYSSKVGSAHHTATAMGNGQFSDPIFGNSGSIKRIRIRENSFLLKFPEWVDTYSDEYNCYDVSYLGDYIEDPEFYYGGPGRNPKCP, from the exons atgagtgcattgttggggtttcATCAAAGGACGAAGGCCATCGATGAGAGTTCACAAGGAGAAGGGCTCGTGGTGAAGGGAAACCAGGATCGTGGGAAAAGCAGGTTCCGAAGTGGACCAAGCAACAATAGGGCTCGGTCTCGTTCCACAAAGAGGAAGGTCGTGCAGTGTTTTAAGTGtaggaaaaaggggcacataaaacccgATTGTCTagaaaggaagaaggggaatgctgaaaataaagaag ATGGTCAATTGCCAACAAAAAGCAACCCACTGTCTAGACAAAACCTGCTGGAAGTTAAAACAAGAATTGACTTCAGCCAAAAGCATGCAGTGAAAAGCATTGAG AGTGAAGATGGGGACATTATTGATTGCATTGACATCTACAAGCAGCCAGCTTTTCATCATCCTGCACTAAGAAATCACACCATCCAG ATGTCACCCAGCTATGATCAAACTGTGGAGACAACAACTACAATGACATTGAGAAAAGGCGAGTCAGCCATGATTGTATCATCACAGCTATGGCAGAGAAATGGAAGCTGTCCAGAGGGCACAGTCCCCATCCGAAGAATCCAAAGGAGCAAGctatttaaatcaaataaaactgACAACTATGTGAGGAAGAAGGGTCGCTTTTCTTATCATTTTAAACACCCTAATATTGGTGACAATTCGTACCTTCAACAAATAAATCACTCG CTTGCAGTGTTGCTTACAGAAGGCTATAGTTATTCCGGAGCAAAAGGAGATATCAAAGTTTGGAATCCCTATGTTGAATCAGATGATGAGTACAGTACTTCTCAAGTTTGTTTGAAAAATGGTCCTTACTATGATTATGAAAGCATTGAATCTGGATGGGCA GTAAATCCAAAGGTGTACGGGGACAAGCAGACTCGATTATTTGTATATTGGACT GCTGATGGTTCAAAGACAACAGGTTGCTTTGACCTCACTTGTCCTGGATTTGTCCAAACTAGCAATGAGATTGCTCTGGGTTCCACAATCAATCCCATATCAGTCCCTGGTGGGCTACCATATCAAATTACCCTTTACATATTTAAG GATCCAAACACAAGCAACTGGTGGGTGCAATATGGGGAAAGAATCAACATAGGATATTGGCCTCCTGATTTATTCAGATTGTTGAGACATAACGCTGAAAGCGTGGAGTGGGGAGGTGAAGTCTACAGCTCAAAGGTTGGGAGTGCTCACCACACTGCAACAGCTATGGGAAATGGGCAATTTTCTGACCCCATTTTCGGCAACTCTGGCAGCATAAAGAGAATACGAATTCGTGAAAATTCTTTTCTATTAAAGTTTCCAGAATGGGTCGATACTTACTCAGATGAGTATAATTGCTATGATGTCTCTTACCTGGGTGATTACATAGAAGATCCTGAATTCTATTACGGAGGGCCTGGTAGAAATCCCAAATGCCCTTAA